A stretch of [Clostridium] innocuum DNA encodes these proteins:
- a CDS encoding phosphotransferase: MKAMDFLDTLFFDPDITIRDMHKGLTNQNFLLEMNQETYVLRIPRADSEHIVNRHHETMALEAVRDADIDVETIYYDEASGYKVTRYLPDARTYRECEDPCKLERTAALMKRFHSLQKRVDADFEPIRRLQGYRNRLRQPLYDLTPYEDAIQAVYHLNNPRILCHNDWVDGNILFTKDKTYLIDFEYAANNDPLFDVMSFLSENQIEDPALRERFYAVYFNEMNATVRRQLDIWENFQNLLWCCWAMMMWESRHESVYRAIARDKYEALKRKNPNT; encoded by the coding sequence ATGAAAGCAATGGATTTTCTGGATACGCTGTTTTTCGATCCGGATATTACGATACGTGATATGCATAAAGGGCTGACCAATCAGAACTTCCTTCTGGAAATGAATCAGGAAACATATGTCCTGCGCATTCCCCGCGCAGACAGCGAGCATATTGTGAACCGGCATCACGAAACGATGGCTCTGGAGGCTGTGCGGGATGCGGATATCGATGTGGAAACGATTTATTATGATGAAGCAAGCGGCTATAAGGTTACACGGTATCTGCCGGATGCCAGAACCTACAGAGAATGCGAAGACCCCTGCAAGCTGGAACGGACAGCTGCCCTTATGAAACGGTTCCATTCGCTGCAGAAGCGTGTGGATGCCGATTTTGAACCGATTCGTCGACTGCAGGGCTATCGAAACCGCCTCCGGCAGCCGCTGTACGATCTGACCCCGTATGAGGATGCCATACAGGCAGTTTATCATTTAAACAACCCCCGTATCCTCTGTCATAACGACTGGGTGGATGGGAATATCCTGTTTACAAAGGATAAGACCTATCTGATTGATTTTGAATATGCCGCTAACAACGATCCGCTGTTTGATGTCATGTCCTTTCTGAGTGAGAACCAGATAGAGGATCCAGCCCTGCGGGAGCGCTTCTATGCCGTGTATTTCAACGAAATGAATGCTACCGTGCGCAGGCAGCTTGATATCTGGGAGAATTTCCAGAATCTGTTATGGTGCTGCTGGGCGATGATGATGTGGGAAAGCCGCCATGAGAGCGTATACCGCGCAATTGCCCGTGATAAATACGAGGCCTTAAAAAGAAAAAATCCGAACACCTGA